The following are from one region of the Cytobacillus firmus genome:
- a CDS encoding putative holin-like toxin, translating to MYVTNDDLSIMIAFATLVVTIIVAAQSGKNKND from the coding sequence GTGTACGTAACGAATGATGATCTAAGTATTATGATTGCTTTCGCTACTCTAGTCGTCACAATTATTGTCGCAGCACAATCGGGCAAAAATAAAAACGACTAG